CGTTGATGCAAAAGTGACGGATGATCAGGATGAATTGTTTGCTGCTGATAAAGTGATCTTCCCGGGTGTGGGTGCTGCACGAAGTGCTATGGATAGTTTGAAAGAGAAAGGGTTGGATGCTGTTATTAAACAACTGAAGCAACCTGTGCTCGGTATTTGTGTGGGTATGCAGTTGCTGTTTGAACATTCGGAGGAAAGTGATACAGCATGTTTGGGAATTATTCCGGCAAAGGTGAAACTGTTCAAGAGTGAAGAGATCAGCCCTGACATTCCTATTAAAGTGCCGCAGGTTGGATGGAATGACATTTATAATCTGAAAACCGATCTGTTCAAAGATGTGCCGGAACATAGTTATATCTACTACGTACA
The DNA window shown above is from Lacibacter sp. H375 and carries:
- the hisH gene encoding imidazole glycerol phosphate synthase subunit HisH, producing MNLAIVKYNAGNIQSVLFALERLGVDAKVTDDQDELFAADKVIFPGVGAARSAMDSLKEKGLDAVIKQLKQPVLGICVGMQLLFEHSEESDTACLGIIPAKVKLFKSEEISPDIPIKVPQVGWNDIYNLKTDLFKDVPEHSYIYYVHSYYAEMNPYCIATSNYGLEYAGAVQKDNFYGVQFHTEKSAKVGDQILKNFIEK